In a genomic window of Pedobacter sp. KBS0701:
- a CDS encoding tol-pal system YbgF family protein, with translation MNANDLLIELRKFVLLKSGLRNIDPAHCKIISEYVYQETKNYVSETTIKRFFGFANTLHKFSLFTLNSLSQYIGYNDWDSFCTDKKNQTTSVQSIWQDLKLKAHAITEVSLIAKKNNSGVPFNATANRSFLYPDFDYFFKNNYQFTTVSAQPGQGKSILLAHMVEYFFFSENALYKNDIVLLVNSTSINTIIQSGDTLQEWFLKEFKFGSLSELISFFKKNPEKRDGRFIIIVDGIDGHLARSHYFKTFIDFLYSIEENNFVKLIFGLRTDSWINLQPAIYGSASLTKAWYMGLFYDEETLSNVPSLNAEEVLYTLSHIENRIINRADVSLSLLTQFKTPFWLQVYFKLKDEHQHIELNNPLLCYELISYFLERRVFMAKKSTEKIFLLKKISDSISEGNKKLRVSKEKILSYINCYPDAYEELINAGIIIEEKRLSTTIPTEIVRFLNDDIYTYFLFIQITDKFEYKPSKPFFEHILNSFPGQNSQRDHILNWSIRFSINRNEIAALKNIFRLPFSNYEKNSALDFICYVSKYELSKPNSNFNKLSIGIDFIDIMATGRTMSNLYKETIKTISENVLNEDIQIMLHVIECNVNLIDVDKIALANTMQLLKRNYKRLNELFPINPYDLILYFYNNLINKPNESKSLEEKIIKLCQEIDQSKPMRNEEITSAEILTYRLVLIALFSQKNYAECHRFIMAILSKYPNIFYVRHSVFSPFLLLHLGQTYIKLNYFKKAQRIMQFVDKIISSDYTYHTNFILASFNVFKANFYNATHHYEQALIETNIGLDITRKNNFKMLEITLLLSKIDTLKHTEESEEVSSVIKELLNFLTAHKLSMPDYSNLSSHEFEHTFKILKSYRKHQNL, from the coding sequence ATGAACGCTAACGACCTCCTTATCGAACTCCGGAAGTTTGTCCTTTTAAAATCTGGTTTGAGAAATATCGACCCAGCTCACTGTAAGATTATTTCTGAATACGTATATCAGGAAACCAAAAACTACGTAAGTGAAACGACGATCAAACGATTCTTTGGCTTTGCAAACACATTACATAAATTCTCCCTATTTACTTTAAATAGCCTTTCGCAATATATAGGCTATAACGATTGGGACTCATTTTGTACAGATAAGAAAAATCAAACTACCTCCGTTCAAAGTATCTGGCAGGATTTAAAGTTAAAAGCACATGCCATTACAGAAGTATCGTTAATCGCTAAAAAAAATAATTCAGGTGTTCCATTTAATGCTACTGCGAACAGAAGTTTTTTGTATCCTGACTTTGATTATTTCTTCAAAAACAATTACCAGTTTACAACCGTAAGTGCCCAACCAGGTCAGGGGAAATCGATACTGCTTGCACACATGGTAGAGTATTTTTTCTTTTCAGAAAATGCCCTTTATAAAAACGACATTGTTTTATTGGTTAACTCTACCAGTATCAATACTATTATCCAAAGTGGAGATACCTTACAGGAGTGGTTTTTAAAGGAATTTAAATTTGGAAGCCTTAGTGAGTTAATCAGTTTTTTCAAAAAAAATCCCGAAAAGAGAGATGGCCGTTTTATTATTATCGTTGATGGTATTGATGGACATTTAGCCAGAAGTCATTATTTTAAAACATTTATCGACTTCTTATACAGCATAGAAGAAAACAATTTTGTTAAACTCATATTTGGATTGCGAACTGACAGCTGGATTAATCTTCAGCCGGCCATTTATGGTTCTGCATCTTTAACTAAAGCCTGGTATATGGGCTTATTTTATGATGAGGAAACCCTAAGTAATGTACCATCGTTAAATGCTGAGGAGGTACTCTATACCTTAAGCCATATAGAAAATAGAATTATCAACAGGGCAGACGTAAGTTTGTCCCTGTTAACACAGTTTAAAACACCATTCTGGTTACAGGTTTATTTCAAGCTCAAAGATGAGCACCAGCACATTGAGCTGAATAACCCCTTGTTATGTTATGAATTAATTAGTTATTTTTTAGAGAGGCGCGTATTTATGGCCAAAAAAAGCACCGAAAAAATATTTCTTCTCAAAAAAATAAGCGATTCCATTTCAGAAGGAAATAAGAAATTAAGGGTTTCTAAAGAAAAAATTCTGAGTTACATCAATTGTTATCCCGATGCATACGAAGAACTTATAAATGCTGGGATTATCATCGAGGAAAAAAGGTTAAGTACCACCATTCCAACAGAAATTGTCCGCTTTTTAAACGATGATATTTATACCTATTTCCTATTTATACAGATTACCGATAAATTTGAATATAAACCAAGTAAACCATTTTTCGAGCACATCCTAAACAGTTTCCCTGGTCAAAACTCCCAGAGAGATCATATCCTTAACTGGTCGATCAGATTTTCTATTAACCGTAACGAAATTGCTGCTTTAAAAAATATTTTCAGGTTGCCATTTTCAAACTATGAAAAAAACAGTGCTCTTGATTTTATTTGTTATGTATCGAAATACGAACTTAGCAAACCCAATTCGAACTTCAACAAGCTGAGCATTGGTATCGATTTTATAGACATTATGGCTACAGGACGAACCATGAGCAACCTCTACAAAGAAACGATCAAAACCATATCGGAAAATGTACTGAATGAAGACATCCAGATTATGCTGCATGTAATAGAATGCAACGTTAATCTTATTGATGTAGATAAAATAGCTTTAGCCAATACCATGCAGCTGTTAAAGAGAAATTATAAGAGATTAAACGAATTGTTTCCAATTAACCCTTATGATTTAATCCTTTATTTTTATAATAACCTGATTAATAAACCTAACGAGAGCAAAAGCCTTGAAGAAAAAATTATAAAACTTTGCCAGGAGATAGATCAAAGTAAACCAATGAGAAACGAAGAGATTACCTCTGCCGAAATACTCACCTACCGACTGGTATTGATTGCCTTATTTTCTCAGAAAAATTATGCAGAATGCCACCGTTTTATTATGGCCATACTGAGTAAATATCCCAATATTTTTTACGTAAGGCATTCGGTATTTTCTCCTTTTTTATTGCTTCATTTAGGGCAAACCTACATCAAACTCAACTATTTTAAAAAAGCGCAGCGCATTATGCAATTCGTAGATAAAATCATCAGCAGCGATTATACCTATCATACAAATTTTATATTGGCCAGCTTTAATGTTTTTAAAGCCAACTTTTACAACGCCACGCATCATTACGAACAAGCACTTATAGAAACTAATATTGGTTTGGATATTACCAGAAAGAATAATTTTAAGATGTTAGAAATAACCTTACTATTAAGTAAGATCGATACCCTAAAACATACCGAAGAATCAGAAGAGGTATCAAGCGTTATTAAAGAACTGTTAAACTTTTTAACGGCTCATAAACTCTCTATGCCAGATTATTCTAACCTAAGCAGTCATGAGTTCGAACATACATTTAAGATTTTAAAATCTTATCGCAAGCACCAAAACCTATAA
- a CDS encoding RagB/SusD family nutrient uptake outer membrane protein, producing the protein MKNKFLFIAIGAITILSISSCKKFLDELPDNRAELNNTDKIAKMLVSAYPQSTYVMATELSSDNVDDYGDSNPYSDRYTTQLFNWQDVTETTNDGIDVLWSSCYSAIASANAALAAIEAQGNPASLSAQRGEALVARAYGHFILVNVFAQHYSPTKSTTDLGVTYMTKPETTLNPKYQRNTVAEVYDFMIKDLEEGVPLINDASYANANVAKYHFNKSAANAFAARLFLYRGKDDEDWKKAVSYATASFNNAPSAYLRDWAYISTFSATFANITREYNGSGIKANFLINTPASSIGLNFGNYYTGSRYSHGAYIADKESIRSATPHGITNAGYRIRTYGYSGANLDKVLLPHASYQFEYTDPVAGIGYSHGVFTSFTAEEAILTRAEANIHLKNYALAIADMQLFVNNTYNTNPVLTEASINAWANGREYSTPAASTAKKKFNAEFPIEAGTQENMLHAVLFYRRVETLHTGLRWFDVKRFGIEITRRTIVSNAVGTISTNTLSVRDNRRAIQLPQDVINSGLTPNPR; encoded by the coding sequence ATGAAAAATAAATTTTTATTTATAGCCATTGGTGCGATTACTATCTTAAGTATTTCTTCGTGTAAGAAATTCTTGGATGAATTGCCAGATAATAGAGCAGAACTAAACAATACCGATAAAATCGCTAAAATGTTGGTTTCCGCCTACCCTCAGAGTACTTATGTAATGGCAACAGAACTTTCTTCAGATAACGTTGACGATTACGGAGATTCAAATCCTTATAGTGATAGATATACAACTCAGTTATTTAACTGGCAGGATGTTACCGAAACTACTAATGATGGAATAGATGTATTATGGAGTTCTTGTTACAGCGCCATTGCGAGTGCCAATGCTGCACTTGCTGCAATTGAAGCACAAGGTAATCCAGCTTCTCTTTCTGCGCAAAGAGGTGAAGCACTGGTTGCCAGAGCCTATGGCCATTTTATATTAGTAAATGTTTTTGCTCAACATTATTCTCCAACAAAATCGACTACTGATTTGGGCGTAACTTATATGACAAAGCCGGAGACTACACTAAATCCTAAGTATCAGAGAAATACCGTTGCTGAAGTGTATGACTTTATGATTAAAGATTTAGAAGAAGGTGTGCCGTTGATTAATGACGCATCTTATGCCAACGCTAATGTTGCAAAATACCATTTCAACAAATCGGCTGCAAATGCTTTCGCTGCAAGGTTATTCCTTTACAGAGGAAAAGATGATGAAGATTGGAAAAAAGCAGTAAGTTATGCTACTGCATCTTTCAACAATGCCCCATCAGCTTATTTAAGAGATTGGGCTTATATTTCTACTTTTAGTGCAACTTTTGCGAATATAACCAGAGAATATAATGGTAGTGGTATTAAAGCCAATTTTTTAATTAACACACCCGCCTCTTCTATTGGACTGAATTTTGGAAACTATTATACTGGAAGTAGATATTCACATGGTGCATACATAGCTGATAAAGAAAGTATTAGGTCTGCAACTCCACATGGAATTACAAATGCTGGATATAGAATAAGAACATATGGCTATTCGGGAGCAAACTTAGATAAGGTATTGTTGCCGCATGCATCCTATCAATTTGAGTATACAGATCCTGTTGCTGGAATTGGTTATTCGCACGGTGTTTTTACATCATTTACTGCAGAAGAAGCAATACTTACTCGGGCTGAAGCAAATATTCATTTAAAAAACTACGCATTGGCAATTGCAGATATGCAGCTTTTCGTAAACAATACTTACAACACGAATCCTGTTTTAACCGAGGCTTCAATTAATGCCTGGGCAAATGGAAGAGAATATTCTACACCTGCCGCATCTACTGCCAAAAAGAAATTCAATGCAGAGTTTCCTATTGAAGCCGGTACACAGGAAAATATGCTTCATGCGGTATTATTTTATAGAAGAGTCGAAACTTTACACACCGGTTTACGCTGGTTTGATGTAAAGCGTTTTGGAATTGAAATTACCAGACGTACAATAGTTTCTAATGCAGTTGGAACTATAAGCACAAACACCCTTAGCGTTAGAGATAATAGAAGAGCAATACAATTGCCACAAGATGTAATAAATTCTGGTTTAACCCCAAATCCAAGATAG
- a CDS encoding putative zinc-binding metallopeptidase, translating to MKFSKFYLVLFASALVMSACKKEKLDSNSVFVDSTIEKNPLDNYIYSNFILNYNVDILYKYVDKESDLNYNLIPASYTSSIRLTKLFKYLGFEPYDDVTGSKAFIKRYFPKLINFIGEAAYRNNGTRVLGTAEGARKITLYEVNRLTATTGVNADFLTDSYFHTIHHEFQHILNQTTEFPTSFRTISGTGYVDDVWNTTYTSTGAAVAAGFISPYASSSDKEDFAELYSFYITLSATQFNALLNSNGSTAAGRTIINNKLVVVKNYMLSVWNIDMDVLRANIVNRKANLGTFDQTSL from the coding sequence ATGAAATTTTCAAAATTTTATTTAGTTCTATTTGCAAGCGCTTTAGTGATGAGTGCATGTAAAAAAGAAAAGTTGGACTCAAACAGTGTATTTGTTGATTCAACCATAGAGAAAAATCCATTAGATAACTATATCTATTCTAATTTTATATTAAATTATAATGTTGACATTTTATATAAATATGTGGATAAGGAGTCTGATTTAAACTATAATTTAATTCCTGCGAGTTATACCAGTTCAATACGTTTAACCAAATTGTTCAAATATCTGGGCTTCGAACCTTACGATGATGTAACCGGTAGTAAAGCTTTTATTAAGAGGTATTTTCCAAAACTTATTAATTTTATAGGAGAAGCAGCTTATAGGAACAACGGTACAAGGGTATTGGGTACCGCAGAAGGCGCCAGAAAAATAACCCTTTACGAAGTAAACAGGTTAACTGCAACTACGGGTGTTAATGCAGACTTTTTAACAGATAGTTATTTTCATACCATACATCATGAGTTTCAGCATATTCTAAACCAAACCACAGAATTCCCTACAAGTTTCAGAACAATTTCAGGAACAGGATATGTTGATGATGTTTGGAATACAACCTACACTTCAACAGGTGCGGCAGTAGCAGCTGGTTTCATTTCTCCTTACGCAAGTAGTTCTGATAAAGAGGATTTTGCTGAACTTTACTCTTTTTATATCACTTTATCAGCTACACAATTTAATGCATTGTTAAATTCTAACGGAAGCACAGCTGCAGGAAGAACAATCATCAATAATAAACTTGTAGTTGTAAAAAATTATATGTTAAGCGTATGGAACATTGATATGGATGTACTAAGAGCAAATATTGTAAACAGGAAAGCTAACTTAGGCACTTTTGATCAAACATCATTATAA
- a CDS encoding DUF4302 domain-containing protein: MKRNYYLLLVISCLLFAACDKKKDRVFEESPTQRLNTAVTNAQTILKSKPNGWIMQYYPGDDAQYGGFNFFVNFTSNANVNVQADYIATNETSTYKVYPGAGPILTFDTYNSIFAFFAAPGAISGAINYDVGYGGDIEFLVMKATADSVILKSRKRGNNIIMVPMPANPATVISNYRDALDHYYSFDSFRFETATGQVPLSYGAGNNLESLTDNYSLRVTETGVDFYKEYEVNGIKFKLLTFKPATAAYPDGYYENAAGTIKLVPIS; the protein is encoded by the coding sequence ATGAAAAGAAATTATTATTTATTATTAGTAATATCATGCCTGCTCTTTGCCGCCTGCGACAAGAAGAAAGACCGGGTATTTGAAGAAAGTCCAACACAGCGACTAAACACTGCCGTTACCAATGCACAAACCATTCTGAAAAGTAAACCTAATGGCTGGATTATGCAATACTACCCTGGTGATGATGCTCAATATGGTGGTTTCAACTTTTTTGTGAATTTTACATCAAACGCCAATGTAAATGTTCAGGCAGATTATATAGCTACAAATGAAACCAGTACTTATAAAGTTTATCCTGGTGCCGGGCCAATACTAACGTTTGATACTTACAATTCTATTTTCGCCTTTTTTGCGGCTCCTGGCGCAATTTCTGGTGCTATTAACTATGATGTTGGCTATGGTGGCGATATTGAGTTTTTGGTAATGAAAGCTACAGCCGATTCTGTAATTTTAAAAAGCAGAAAAAGAGGTAATAATATTATCATGGTGCCAATGCCGGCCAATCCGGCTACAGTGATCTCAAATTATAGGGATGCACTTGATCATTATTATAGCTTTGACTCATTTAGATTTGAAACTGCAACGGGCCAGGTGCCGCTATCCTATGGAGCTGGTAATAATTTGGAATCGCTTACTGATAATTATTCGTTAAGGGTGACTGAAACAGGTGTCGACTTTTATAAAGAATATGAAGTGAATGGTATTAAATTTAAACTGTTAACCTTTAAGCCAGCAACGGCTGCTTATCCTGATGGTTACTATGAAAACGCCGCAGGAACGATAAAACTTGTTCCAATAAGTTAA
- a CDS encoding OmpA family protein, producing the protein MKNIFVAFAVLLFFSSLTSCVVLSPKKYKALLGTKDSLYTAFNEGLIKIENLEKEVAKLKKDTTLMAEELRDLQSNYNTIDANYKKLKNNSSSEITKLSGDLAAREKRLKEVEEVLRKRDEATNSLKEKLQQALLGFTKSGLTVEIKNGKVYVSLTDKLLFPSGSIIIDEKGKQALTQLANVLKQQPEINIAVEGHTDNQKINNLGQIKDNWDLSVLRATSVVRYLTENEKVESVRMTATGKGEFQPLGTNANADGRSKNRRIEIVLSPKLDELYNLIK; encoded by the coding sequence ATGAAAAATATCTTTGTTGCCTTTGCTGTTCTCCTCTTTTTTTCTTCCTTAACTTCATGTGTGGTATTATCTCCAAAAAAGTATAAAGCTTTATTGGGAACCAAAGACTCACTTTATACCGCATTTAATGAAGGTTTAATTAAAATAGAAAATCTTGAAAAAGAAGTAGCAAAGTTGAAAAAAGATACGACTTTAATGGCTGAAGAGCTTCGCGATTTGCAAAGTAATTACAATACCATTGATGCAAACTATAAGAAACTTAAAAACAATTCTTCAAGTGAGATTACCAAGCTATCGGGCGATTTAGCTGCCCGCGAGAAACGTTTAAAGGAAGTGGAAGAGGTGTTGCGCAAACGTGATGAAGCCACCAACTCACTCAAAGAAAAACTACAGCAGGCCCTATTGGGCTTTACCAAAAGCGGTTTAACTGTCGAAATTAAAAATGGTAAGGTGTATGTTTCTTTAACCGATAAACTCTTATTCCCCTCAGGAAGTATCATCATTGATGAAAAAGGTAAACAGGCTTTAACGCAATTGGCTAATGTATTAAAACAGCAGCCTGAAATTAACATTGCAGTGGAGGGCCATACCGATAATCAGAAAATAAATAATCTGGGGCAGATTAAAGATAACTGGGATTTAAGTGTGCTGAGGGCCACTTCTGTTGTACGCTATTTAACAGAGAACGAAAAGGTAGAAAGTGTAAGGATGACGGCTACTGGTAAAGGTGAATTTCAGCCCTTGGGTACAAACGCAAATGCAGATGGGAGAAGCAAAAACAGAAGGATAGAGATCGTGCTTTCTCCAAAACTGGATGAACTTTACAATTTGATTAAATGA
- a CDS encoding DUF983 domain-containing protein: MSDQTTSKLYAIVHCKCPHCRRGDIFTGSMYGWNIQHTKEICGHCAQRIEIEPGYFYAAMYVSYAMNVIEMLFASFITYLIFGPLTDETFWPYLIVIFAGCFILYPFNYRYSRIILLHVLSPNIKYKPYYDK, encoded by the coding sequence ATGTCTGATCAAACTACTTCAAAACTTTACGCTATTGTACATTGTAAGTGTCCGCATTGCCGCAGGGGAGATATTTTTACAGGCAGTATGTATGGCTGGAACATTCAGCATACCAAAGAAATCTGTGGGCATTGTGCACAACGGATAGAGATTGAACCGGGTTACTTTTATGCAGCGATGTATGTAAGTTATGCGATGAATGTAATCGAAATGCTCTTTGCTAGTTTCATTACCTATTTGATTTTCGGCCCACTTACAGATGAAACATTCTGGCCTTATCTGATTGTTATTTTTGCAGGTTGTTTTATCCTGTATCCGTTTAACTATCGCTATTCGAGAATTATACTGCTCCATGTTTTATCGCCGAACATTAAATATAAGCCATATTACGATAAGTAA
- a CDS encoding DUF2461 domain-containing protein gives MLKKETLNFIKDVAENNNREWFAANKGVYETAKADVLALVTALIPELAKADPLLSAEADPKKSLLRIYRDVRFSKNKDPYKNNFGIWFSAKSKGGNEPGYYLHIQPGKSFIAGGYWMPDAPHLKLIRQEIDYNIGDFKEIINGKDFKKNFKLGFDNALKNAPKGYDPADPNIEFLKLKSFEATTKIDDEEFLQPNLVNKLISSFKTVQPLVAFLRNAIEQ, from the coding sequence ATGTTAAAAAAAGAAACCCTAAACTTTATAAAAGACGTTGCGGAAAATAACAACCGCGAATGGTTTGCTGCCAATAAAGGTGTTTACGAAACAGCAAAAGCAGATGTACTGGCGTTGGTAACCGCACTTATCCCCGAACTGGCCAAGGCAGATCCATTACTTTCGGCAGAGGCAGATCCTAAAAAGAGTCTTTTGCGCATTTACCGTGATGTTCGCTTCAGTAAAAATAAAGATCCCTATAAAAACAACTTTGGTATCTGGTTTTCGGCCAAAAGCAAAGGAGGGAACGAACCGGGTTATTATCTGCATATCCAGCCTGGGAAAAGCTTTATTGCCGGCGGATACTGGATGCCTGATGCGCCGCACTTAAAACTGATCAGGCAGGAGATAGATTATAATATAGGCGATTTTAAAGAAATTATCAACGGGAAGGATTTTAAGAAAAACTTTAAACTTGGTTTTGATAATGCACTAAAAAATGCACCTAAAGGTTATGATCCGGCAGATCCAAACATCGAATTTTTAAAGCTTAAAAGCTTCGAGGCCACCACAAAAATTGATGATGAAGAATTTTTACAGCCAAACCTCGTTAATAAGTTGATAAGTTCTTTTAAAACAGTACAGCCATTAGTTGCATTTTTACGAAACGCAATAGAACAATAA